In the genome of Novipirellula artificiosorum, the window GCGTTCACGAGCCGTCGCGGCGGGAAGATAGGCTTAGAAAAACGGCGCAGACAGGACCGGGTCTGCGAACAGCCATGGAAGTGTGCCGATTTAGGGCCGAGCGGGGCAAGAGGAATTAGTGAGGTTTTGCACGAATGATATCACGAGTGTTCCAAACCAATCGCATCACCTGCTCGGGCCGAGGATCCGGAGCAACATAAGTGAAGTAGTCATTGTCGATCCCTAGCAGCCGACGCCGTTGGTGGGAAACTCCCGGATCGACATCAAGAAAACTGTCGGCTAACTCAAAGTCGCGGTCCCACAAGACCGCATCCGTTAGCTTTTCGATTAATCCCTCCCACAGTTCCAAGTCGGCGGAGTCCACCTGGGGAAGTACGACAGATTCGTCGTCGAAGATCGCTTCTCGGTCGTCGATCGCAGGTTCTCGCGACAATGCATGGTGCGCTTCGAGGACATGCAAACGCCAAGTCAGTGCTTCAGAGGGCAACCCATTCTTGGCGTTCTCAGGGTAGAGATCAATTTCGATGGCAACTTGGTCACGCACCTCAATGAAGATCGCCGCAACCGCGGCCTCGGTCGTCGCCGATAGCGGAAACGTGGTTTTCGTGTCCGTTAACAAATAGCGCGCGACGTCGTGCAGCAGCCCGACGCGTTGAGAGACCGTCAGCGAATCGTATACCGCAATTCCCGATTGGCACTCGGGAGCGATTGCCACGTCATCCTCGTCATCAAGGTGAACCAACAAGGCATCAATCATGGTGTCAATCGCCAAACTCACCAACGACGCTTCGCTGGCTCTCAAGGTTCGATCCCCTCGGCTGGTATGCCACATGCTGCGACTAGCTCCTTCGTCCGATGCCGCTCTCGCCACTCAAGAAAAAGGGAGTGGGAAAAGCAAATAATGATGACAGCAACAAGATAAGTAGCCGTCATCATAATCGCTGGGCAAGACGCGAGGTGGCTCGAGGATGCAAAAATCTTGCCGATTGGTCGTAAGTCCTTTCGTGGGCTTCACCTACTCTCTTCTACACGCTCTCAAGAAGTCTCGAGTCGCCGCTCGGAAGAAGTCTCGAGGGGCACTATCAAGAAGCTTGCGGCATGACCTGGTTTTCCGAGCCGCGCCGCGCAGGCCGTACCCGCGGTCGTTGGAACAGCGACTCATCCTCGGAATCGGCGCGATGGACGTGAACATCCATTTGCGGGAAGGGAATTGAAATCGTCGCAACATCAAGCTGGTGCTTGACTTCGCCCGTGAGTGCCTCTTTGAGTCGGAAGAACTCTTTGGTTGGTACCCACATGCGGACGAGCCAATCGACGCTGCTGGGACCAAGACTACTCAGCACCACGGCTGATCCCCGACCTTCACCATGAACGATTTCCGCTTCGAACTTTGCGACTGCCGCGTTCAAAGCCGTGCGCGTTGCTTCAGTGTCCGCCGCATAGGCAACGCCCACCGGGACTTCCACTCGGCGATGCGGGTGGTGGCTGATGTTTTCGATCGTGCCGCCCGAAATGGAACTGTTGGGGACAATAATGCGGCGATTGTCAGGCGTATCCAACGTCGTTGTGAAAAGATCGATCTCGTTGACTTTTCCCATCACGCCGGCGGCGTTGACCACATCGCCCACCTTGAACGGACGAAAAACCAACATCAACACACCTGAGGCGAAGTTGCTCAGCGTTCCTTGGAATGCCAAACCGATTGCGAAGCCTGCTGCGGCGAGCATTGCCGCCAACCCCCCCAATGGCAAGCCCATTTTTGATAGCACGGAACCGACCACACCAAACATGATGCTGTAGAAGACGACTTTGCCAACAAATCTCCCCAGCGTTTCGTCCACGCGGCGGCAAACCGGCCTGCTGATCACGCGTGCCAAGTAAGTGGCCACGAGATAACCGAGAAAGATAATCCCCAGGCCTAAGGCCGCTAGCAATAACTGAGGAACCAACTGCATCGTCGCGTAATCAACGACGCCCGACATATCGCCATTGGCGAATTCACCAATCACTTGCTGTGTTGCTTCGCCGAACGAGGGACGATGGCCGTCGGCGGTCCCTGTGCCGCTGGCGATGTTGGTGAGTGAATCGATCACAGATTGAGTATCTTCAGCCACAAATGGAGTCCTTTACCAAGTACCAAAAAAAAACGAGCAAGCCCCCGTCGCACGCACGCGACATGCTGGTGGTATAGAAAAAGCCACCTGTCAAAGTAAAGATGTTTTTCGTCGATGCTCCCTGCCAAAGGCCGCAAGGATGCAGATTGGGGGCAGATGAACCGAGGCGGCAAATGGCTCGTAAAGCCGCTCGAGGCTCCTTGTGCATTGGGGTCGCAACCCGTCAAACTATTCGCAAAAATCACCTCCATGATGCGTTACTACCTCGTCGCTTTCCTCACGTTTTGGCTGATCAGCGTTTGGACCTCCTCGGACGGACGGTCCGCGGGTCCGCCGGTGCCGACGCGAACGCGGGTGCCCATCCAGGGCAATGCGGAAGTCGAACAGTTTAACCAAGCGGTTCGCATGTTTCGTGCCGGCGAAACGGATGCGGCGATCAAGCGGTTCGTCGAATTGACCACAGCCGATTCGGACAGGGTCGCCGCTCGGGCACGCTTTAACCTGGGGAACACACGGTACGCCAAGGCGTTGGCGACCATGCAACAACAGCCGACCGAAGCAATCCGCGAGCTCGACCGAGCGATTTCCCTTTACCGAGATTCGTTAAGGATCTCACGAACCGATGTCGATGCACGGGCCAACATCGAATTGGCCCTTCAATTGAAACATCAGCTTCAACAACAACAGGGTCAGCAACAGCCGCAAGAGCAGGAAAAGCAACAGCAACAGCCGCAGGAGCAGGAAAAGCAACAGCAAAAACCGCAGGACCAGGAAGAACAGCAGCCGCAAGACCAAGAGCAGAAACAACAGCCGCCCGAAGCAGCAAACCGAGACTCGGGTGAGTCGGGAGACCACCAAAGCGAGCCATCGTCGCAAGACGATTCCAACACAGCCTCAGCCGGGCAACAAGAGTCCTCGGCAGGGCAGTCCGAGCCGTCCGAGGCTTCCGATCCGTCCGCTCCGTCCGAGGCTTCCGATCCGTCCACTCCGTCCGAGGCTTCCGCTCCGTCCGAGGCATCCGCTCCGTCCGAGGCAAACGCCCCTGAGGCAAACGCCCCCGAGGGCACCACCGAAGAACCTCCGCGCACCGATTCGTCCACC includes:
- a CDS encoding tetratricopeptide repeat protein, which gives rise to MLPAKGRKDADWGQMNRGGKWLVKPLEAPCALGSQPVKLFAKITSMMRYYLVAFLTFWLISVWTSSDGRSAGPPVPTRTRVPIQGNAEVEQFNQAVRMFRAGETDAAIKRFVELTTADSDRVAARARFNLGNTRYAKALATMQQQPTEAIRELDRAISLYRDSLRISRTDVDARANIELALQLKHQLQQQQGQQQPQEQEKQQQQPQEQEKQQQKPQDQEEQQPQDQEQKQQPPEAANRDSGESGDHQSEPSSQDDSNTASAGQQESSAGQSEPSEASDPSAPSEASDPSTPSEASAPSEASAPSEANAPEANAPEGTTEEPPRTDSSTDSEGELSAVNPQGESDAQADENDDASTSVAAGVMTEEEANKMLQAIRDRDMLRRMRLQQSQRRRYIPVDKDW
- a CDS encoding mechanosensitive ion channel family protein; protein product: MAEDTQSVIDSLTNIASGTGTADGHRPSFGEATQQVIGEFANGDMSGVVDYATMQLVPQLLLAALGLGIIFLGYLVATYLARVISRPVCRRVDETLGRFVGKVVFYSIMFGVVGSVLSKMGLPLGGLAAMLAAAGFAIGLAFQGTLSNFASGVLMLVFRPFKVGDVVNAAGVMGKVNEIDLFTTTLDTPDNRRIIVPNSSISGGTIENISHHPHRRVEVPVGVAYAADTEATRTALNAAVAKFEAEIVHGEGRGSAVVLSSLGPSSVDWLVRMWVPTKEFFRLKEALTGEVKHQLDVATISIPFPQMDVHVHRADSEDESLFQRPRVRPARRGSENQVMPQAS